ACCCTGCGGGAGATCACAAAGCTGATCGGCTGGACCCCCAAGGTGGTGAGGACCCCCCCGGTCCGATCCAGCACCATCGCCAACACCAAAGAGTACCTCCGGTCCGTCCAGTCCGAGCGGAAGGAGATCCTCAAGACGATCGGCCGGAGGATCCACCGGGACGTCGCCTCGAAGGACCAGTGGGTGAGGATAACCACCCTGGGCGGGTGCCGGGAGGTCGGCAGGAGCTGCATGCTCCTCTCGACCCCCGAGTCGAAGATCATCGTCGACTGCGGCGTCAACGTCGGCTCCGACGACAGCGCGACCCCTTACCTCTACGTCCCCGAGGCCTACCCCTTAAACCAGATCGACGCCGTCGTCCTCACCCACGCCCACCTGGACCATGCCGGCCTCGTCCCGATGCTCTACAAGTACGGGTACGAGGGGCCGATCTACTGCACCCCCCCCACCCGGGACCTCTTCGTCCTCCTCCAGCTCGACTACATCGACATCGCCGGGCGGGAGGGGAAGAGGATGCCCTACGAGTCGGCGATGATCCGGGAGGCGCTGAAGCACACCATCACCCTGAACTACGGCGACGTCACCGACATCGCCCCCGATACGAAGCTGACGATGCACAACGCCGGCCACATCCTCGGCTCTTCCATCTGCCACTTCCACGTGGGGGACGGCCTCTACAACGTAGCCTTCACCGGGGACTTCAAGTTCGAGAAGACGAGGCTCTTCGACCCCGCCGTCCACACCTTCCCGAGGCTGGAGACCCTGGTGATGGAGGCGACGTATGGCGGGTCGAACAGCACCCAGCCCTCCCGAAAGGAGGCAGAGGGGCGGCTCCTGAAGGTCGTCCGGGATACCATAAAGCGGGGCGGAAAGGTGATCATCCCCGCCTTCGCCGTCGGCAGAAGCCAGGAGGTGATGATCGCCCTGGAGGAGGCGATCCGGAAGAAGTCCCTGGAGGAGATCAGCGTCTACCTCGACGGGATGATCTACGAGGCGACAGCGATCCACACCACCTACCCCGAGTACCTGAACAACGAGCTCCGGGACCTGATCTTCCACAAGGGTATCAACCCCTTCCTATCGGAGTGCTTCGTCCAGGTGGAGACCTCAAGCCAGAGATCGAAGATCGTGGATGGGGACCCCTGCGTCGTCCTGGCGACGAGCGGGATGATGAACGGCGGCCCGATCCTGGAGTACCTGAAGGCCCTCGGCCCCGACGAGCGGAACACCCTGGTGATCGTCGGCTACCAGGCGGAGGGGACCCTCGGCCGCCGGATCCAGAAGGGGTGGAACGAGATCCCCCTCTCCGCCGAGGGGAAGACCCAGACGGTCAAGATCAACCTGGAGGTGGTCACCGTCGACGGATTCTCCGGCCACTCGGACCGAAACCAGCTGATGGACTACGTCCGGAGGGTCTACCCCAAGCCCTCCAGGGTGATCACAAACCACGGCGATGAGAGCAACTGCCTCGACCTCGCGAGCTCCATCTACAAGAAGCACAGGATCCCGACGATGGCGCCGATGAACCTGGAGACGGTGAGGCTCGTCTGATCCGGCCTCGAAGGGGGACGGACCGTCCCCTCCGCCCTTTTTTGCCGAATCCAGCATTTTGGGCGGGGGTTATCAATAAGATTTATCAAATTTGAGCGCCAATGGAGGCGCGAGGTTTTGTGCGATGGGAAAGAGAACTCGGATCATCAATGATCCCTCAGATCTGGTTCCTCTGCTCCTGGCTTTCGGTTCAGAAGTTCACAAACGGGTCTTCGAAGAGCTCTGCGAGGAATGGAGGACGGAGGTGGAACTCGCCGAGATCATGAGCGACGAAAGGGGGGTTCACAGGAGCCTGGAGCTTCTGAAGAAGAGCGGCCTTGTGGAGACGAAGTGGAAGATGCCGAAGCCCGGCGAGAGCCCAGAGAAGGAGTACCATTCGAGCTACTCTCGGGTCCAGGCCAACTTCGTATGCCCCCTGGAGGATCTGAGCGAGCTGATCTATCTCACCTCGATGTCAGATGATGAGCTCCGGGAGAAGACCGAGAGGATCCAGCGACTCGTCGCCAACGGCAACACCTCCCTAACCAACCTCTCTCGAGAGCTGAATCTCAGCCAGGCCTTCATAAGAGGGGCTGCCAAAAGGGCGGAGGGGCTGGCCGTCAGGGGTCAGAGGATCGAGCTCTCCAAGGAAGAGGGTTGAAGAATGGTAGACGTTCTACAGAGCAAGAGGGACAGCTCGCGGTTTCAGATCCTGGTGGAGATCGCCGCAAACCAGCCGAACGTCCGGCAGAAGGAGGTGGCGGAGAGGCTCGGGGTCACCCCCCAGGCGATCTCCGAGTACATCAAGGACCTGGTAGCCGACGGCCTCGTGATATCCGACGGGAGGATGAGGTACCGGATCACGAAGGAGGGGGTGGAGATGCTCCTGGAGAGCGCCGCCGAGCTGAAGCGGTATGCTAGGTACGTCATGGAGGAGATCATCAGCCACGTCTCGGTCTGGGGGGCGATCGCCGACGTCGACCTCGCGGAGGGGGAGACCGTCTCCCTGGAGATGAGGGGCGGCCTCCTCTACGCCGGCCGGAAGGAGGGGGTGGAGGCGAGCGGGGTCACCATCGCCGAGGCCCGGGCCGGGGAGGACGTGGGGGTCTCAAACCTCAGGGGGCTGATCAGCCTCAAAGAGGGGAAGGTCACCGTCTGCAAGGTCCCCCGGGTCCAGATGGGCGGCTCCCGGAACGTCGACCTCGAGGCCCTCGCCAGGATCGCCCGGGACGGAGAGATGGTGGGTGCCCTGGGGATAGAGTCCCTCGTCGCCCTCAGGAAGGTCGGGCGGGAGCCGGACGTCTTCTTCGGGGCGAAGGAGTCGGCGGTGGAGTCGGCCTTCCACGGGGTATCCTCGGTGATCGTCTGCGTCGACGAGCAGGTTCCAAACCTCATGGGGAGGCTCGAGGGCGAGGGGCTGAAGTACGAGCTCGTCGACCTCACCGTGGGCTGATCGGGTCGAGATGCCGATCGCCGTTCTGGCCAGGGCCGAGAAGGGCCGGGTCCTCATCCTCCCCCTCCGGGGAGGGGTGACCCTCTTCGAGGGGCATCTCCGCCTCCAGGATACGCCGAAGGGCCCCCGCCCCAAGAAGTTCCTCATAAACAAGGACGGGGACGAGAGGTACCTCCAGCCCGACGACCTGGTGAGGCTCCTCCGGAAGGCGGGGGCGATCTACGTCGCCCGGGGGGACCCCTCCCTGGAGGCGAAGTTCCTCGAGTTTCTCGACGGCTATCAGATCCCCCACCGGAAGGTCTCGATCTGCCACCACTGCCTCTCGGAGAAGAGGAGCTTCACCCCCCTGGACGGAAAGGCCGTCCGGCACAAGGGCGGCCTGATCTGCGAGCGGTGCGCCCTGGAGGAGCTCCAGAGGGAGGCGGATTTCCGGCACCTCGGCCGGGCGGCGAAGGTCCACATGGCGAGGCTCCTCCTCAGGAGGAGGGACCTCGACGAGGTCCTCGGCCTCCTGGCCCTCGATAGGCTCGAGGCCGATCTTACTAAGTTCGACGAGATCCCGGCCGAGAGGGAGGAGAACCCGATGGCCGTCGAGGCCCTCGACCTCCCTCCCGAGCTGAAGAGCTTTCTTTTGGGGAGGACGAAGTCCCTCCTCCCGGTTCAGGCGAAGGCGATCCGGATGGGGCTTTTGGAGGGGAAAAACCTCCTGGTAGTCTCCGCCACCGCCACCGGGAAGAGCCTCGTGGGGGAGATGGCGGGGATAAAAAACTTCCTGGAAGGGAGGGGGAAGCTCCTCTTCCTCGTCCCCCTCGTCGCCCTCGCAAACCAGAAGTACGACCAGCTATCCCTCTACCGGGACCTGGGGGCGAGGGCCGCCATCCGGGTCGGGGTCTCCAGGATAAAGCTCGGCAAGGCGAAGAGGATGAACCAGGACCTCAACTCGGAGATCATCGTCGGGACCTACGAGGGGATCGACCAGCTCCTCCGGACCGGCAGGGGCCTGGGGAGGGTGGGGACCGTCGTCATCGACGAGGTCCACATGCTGGAGGAGAAGGAACGTGGCCACCGCCTCTCGGGGCTGATCGCAAGGCTCCGGTTCTCTTACCCCGCCGCCCAGTTCATCTACCTCTCGGCGACCGTCGGAAACCCCGCCGCCCTGGCCGCCCAGCTCGGCTCCGACCTCGTAGACTACCAGGTGAGGCCGGTGGCCCTCGAGCGCCACCTGATCTTCGCAGAGTTCCGGGAGAAGAGGGGGCTGTTGAGGAGGCTGGTCCGGGAGGCGGCCTCCAAGACCTCCTCCACGGGGTACCGGGGCCAGACGATAATCTTCACCAACTCGCGGAAGAACTGCAACAGCCTGGCGTTGGCGATACCCAACTCCGCCGCCTACCACGCCGGGATGCAGTACGACCAGCGGAGGAAGGTGGAGGCCCTCTTCGCCGAAGGGAAGGTCGACGCCGTGGTGACGACGGCGGCCCTGGCCGCCGGGGTCGACTTTCCCGCCTCCCAGGTGATCTTCGACTCCCTGGCCATGGGGATCGAGTGGCTCAGTGTCCACGAGTTCAACCAGATGCTGGGAAGGGCCGGAAGGCCCGGCTACCACGACCGGGGGATCGTCTACCTCCTCCCCGAGCCGGGCAAGAAGTACCAGGGGGGGAAGGGCGAGGCGGAGGACGAGGTGGCCCTCCGCCTCCTCCGGGGGGCGATGGAGGACGTCCTCCCCGAGTACGGGGAGGAGGAGCAGCTGGAGGAGGTCCTGGCCAACGCCGGGGTGGCGAAGAGCCGGGAGGAGCTGGTCCGGCTCCACCGGCTGACGATCGGCCTCGACGACCTGGGGTCGAGCCTCGCCGCCCTGGAGGAGGCGGACCTCCTCCGGGGGATCTCCCCCACCCGGATCGGGAGGGCTGCCTCCGCCCACTTCCTCACCCCAGAGGAGGTGGTGGTCATAAGGAAGGGGCTCGCCGAAGGGAAGGGGGCCCTGGATATAGCCGTCGACCTGGAGAGGTTCGATGACCTCTACCTCAAGGCCGCCGAGAGGATCTCGGCGACCCTGAGGATGCAGGTCTCCTCGAGGGCGCTCCACGGCTCGGTGATGGACCTCCTCAGCAGCGAAGACCTCACCAAGCTCGACCCGAAGCTGAGGGAGGAGCTCTTGAGCTTCGCCAAAGATTTCACCCGCTGCGGCTGCCGGGACTCCCCCTACTGCGGCTGCCCCGAGAGGGGGGCGTCCCTCAAGATCCTGGAGCTCCGGGCCGAGGGGATGAGCCCGAGCCGGATCATCCAGGAGTTCACCGACTCTTACGGGATCTACGCCTACACCGGCGACCTGATAAACTATCTGGATGCGATCGTCCGCCGGCTGGAGGCGATCGAGGAGATGGCCCGGGTCCTGGGGAAGAAGGAGACGGCGGCGGAGGCGAGGCGCCTCCGGGTGAGGGTCGAGGGGTGAGAGGAAGATCTCATCCCCGGCGCCGATGGCGCCCATCGCCGCGACCGGCTCTGAGGGGGCGATTATTTTATAAAGTTAACAATATATTATAGTATTACATAATGAATTAATATGTTCTGATGAGCCATATAAAGTAAAGTAAATAATCAAAAAAACAGAAAAGTATAACTAATACCTGCGCCCATCTTGTTTTGATAGATCTGGAGGATCCTCAGAGATCTTCAAGATCTTATCGGAACAAAATGGAGCTGACTGAGTAGAAATAATGGAGATTCATTATAGCATGAGAAGGGCGTATCTCCATCTCTATTCTGATATCGGCCATCCCGAAGATAGAAGAAGGAGTTGAAATAAGATGTCTTTAGAGGAGTTGAAGACGATAAGGGAGGAGATCAGCAAAAAGCTGTATCCGTGGTCAGCAGGAAAGACGTCCATCAGCGAGCTTTCTGACGACAAGAGGAAGGCGTACCTCGGCCTCGCGACGGACGAGAAAGATATGGCGATGATGGCCACGGCCCGGGTCGAGGAAGATGCCCTGATGGCTAGCGAAGGCCTCCGGTTCGCCTATCTCACCAGCTGGAACTGGAGGAACGTCGGCGGGGTCGACTGGACGACCCCGGTGAAGGATCAGAAGGGGTGCGGCTCGTGCGTCTCCTTCGCCACGTCCGCCGTCGTCGAGGCGAACCTGGAGATATTCAGGCGTAACCCTTACCTGAACCCGAACCTATCGGAGGCGGACCTCTTCTTCTGCGGCTGCGGCAAATGCTGCGCCAGCGGCTGGAACTTCCCTCCGGCCCTCGACTACGCCAAGAGCAAGGGGATCCCCGACGACGCCTGCTACCCCTACACCGATAAGGACCAGCCCTGCAAGCCCTGCGCCGACAGGGCGAAGAGGATCATAAAGATCCAGGGATGGAGATCCTTGAGCACCGCGTCCCAGGCGAAGGAGTGGATATGCAGACACGGCCCGGTGATCACGGGGATGGCGGTCTACACCGACTTCTTCAGCTACAGGGGCGGAGTATACAGACACGCCAGCGGCCGCCTGGAAGGGTATCACGCCATAGCCGTCGTCGGCTACAGCGAGACCGAGCAGTGCTGGATATGCAAGAACAGCTGGGGAACCGGCTGGGGAGAGGGGGGCTGGTTCAGGATAAGGTACGGTGAATGCGGGATCGGCAGCACCTTCCCCTTCTACACCGTCGAGTTTCCGGCCCTCAACGACGACGTGATCATGCCGAAGACCGGGAAGGTGGTGGCCAAGCTCAAGAGCAAATCCGCTGCCTTTGAGAACGAGTTCAGGCTCTACTCTCCGACGAACAAGCTGATATTCAAGGCGGCCGACTCTCAGGTGGGCAAGACCTTCGACGTGGGCACCTTCAGCGCAGGCCAGAAGCTGATCTTCGCCCTCAAGACCCCTGACGGGAACACCTACTACACCACCCACGCCTGGAACAAGGACGCCTGCGACCACGTCATCAAGGTGCAGACCGGCAACTACAAGTGGGAGCTGAGGTGGGAGGACCTCTACGGCCTCGGAGACCAGGACTACAACGACGTCGTGGCAGAGATCGAGATCAAGTGAGGAACGAGGGGGGGGGCTTATATCCCTCCCTTCAACATTTATTGGATTGTGGCAGGAGGGAGGCGCTGATGAACCATGCCGAGGTGAAGGTTAAGGTGGCGGAGGAGTTCGAGATATCCCTGGAATCGGTCCCGACCACGGGATACGTCTGGGAGGCGAAGTTCGACGGGGAGATGATGAGGCTGAAGGATAGGAGCTTTCTTGCGAGCCAGCCCGGGGCGATCGGCGGAGGCGGCAACGAGATATTCACCTTCGTCCCCCTCCAGACCGGCGAGACGGAGGTCGCCATGATCCGAAAACGGTCCTGGGAGAGGGAGGCGGCAGAGGAGCGGACCTACAGAATAAAAATAATCTGACCCCTGAAGAGGACCGGGGGATGGTCCGAGGCTGGAGGCCTCTTCCCGAAGGCCCGATCCCCTGCCATCCCGACCCCTCCGATGATCGTCCCCTGGCGGAGGGACCTTTTTTATTTCTTCCCGCTCCATCAGCTTATAAGATCCGGGACCCCTCAGACCCCGATATCAGGGTTGATCCGATGGGGACCGGAATAGATCATCCCCGGACCTATCCCTCGACCTCCTCCGGGACGAGGGCCGACACCCTGGACCCGGAGGAGGGGATCGGACCCCTCCGGCCATGGCCCCATCCAGGACCCGGGGCGGATCGTCGGCGGAATTTCGGTGCCGTATTCATCCCGCCATGCCGCGGACCCAAGCTGATGGTGCCCCCCCATCCCCCGGCCCGCGGCGGGGCTGAGGATCACGGCGTAGCTCCCGGCGTCAGCTCCGCCGAAGATGACGAGCCTCCCGACCCGGATCTCCGACCCCTCCCGGCGGATGGTTTCGATAGAGGCCCGCCCCGCCGCCTCCAGCCCTCCCCCGGGGGCGGGGGGGATCGAACCCCACCCGCCGACGGGGACCATCAGGTCCGCCTCCAGGGTGGTATTCCCACCCTCGGCGGTGAGGTTGATGCGGTCCAGGAGGTAGGATGAGCGGCCGAGGCGGAGGTTTCCACGATAGGCGTATTCCCCCTCCGCCCCCTCGATCTCCGCCCTGATCTCCCCCAGGGTCCGGTTCTCCCCGAGGAGCCTCCGGATTCGGGAGGGGTCGACGCCCCTCACCCTCTCCACCTGGAGCCTCAGGGGCAGGACCTCCTCCTCGTCCCCCAGGGCGAACCCCGCCTCCGAGAGGACTATGGAGATCAGCCCTTTGGGACAATCCATCGGAGGGGGGAGGTCGGAGAGGATGGGGCAGGCCCCCCCAAACCCCCCGCCGCCGGGGATGGGATGGCCGGACCCCAGGGAGGCGAAGAGGATCAGGGCCACCATCCCCACCAGGAGGCCCCATGGGAACGGGTGCCTCATCCTGCGACCCCCTGGGGCACCAGCCAGAGCCTCGGGGACGGCCGCGGTACCGCCGGGATGAAGATCCGCCTCATCTCCCTCCACCCCAGTTGAGCCGCTCCGACAGCTCGATGACGTTCGTCCTTCCCCGTTCCTTCTTGGTCACGATATTCCGCCTCTCCAGGGAGACGATGATCCCGGTGAGGGAGGATTTGGGGATCCCCGTCTCGTACCTGATATCGGCCTGGGTCATCTTCCCCTCGTTCTTCATCAGCGCCTCCAGGACAGACCTCTCCCTATCGGTGAGGGTATCCATCACCGCCGCCATCTCCCCCGAGATCCGAGCCCCCCCCGTGCCGGCAGGGGATGATCCGGGGTCCGGGGGCTCGGTGGGGGCTGAGACCGCCAGGGCCGCCCCGGACGCCTCCTCTGGACCGGCCCCGGCGGAGGCCTCCCCCAGCGGGAGGGGACGGGCCTTACCCCACCCCCCCAGGCTCGCGGCTCCGAGGACGGCGAGGACGACGATCACCGCCCCCGCCAGGAGGAGGCGGGGCCTGGAGGCCCCCACCGGCGGGAGGGATTCCACAGCCGCCCCCCCGCCGCCGACGGGCTGGCGGTACCTTATGGTGGCGGCGGGGCTCGATACGTCGTAGCCGTGGAACTCCACCAGGAAGGACTCGCTGGAGGAGGAGGAGACGAGGTAATCGATCCCCTCGGTGCCGGTGATGTTGGTGAGCTGGACCTTCTCCGAGAGGTAAAAGGTGACGTGATACTCGCCGTAGCTGCCAGCGGCGGATAGACCGATCTCCCAGTCGTCCCCCCTCTTGGCGGTGAGGGAGTTGGTCACGGCGTAGAGCTGGCGGGCCTCCTCATCGTACTGGTATTCGGAACCGTTGAGGAAGGCCAGTCCGTCGATCCTCATGGCGTATCCCGTCACCAGGGCCTTGCCGGCGTCGTCGACGTAAACGTCCAGGACGAGCCCCGCCGCCTCGGAGCCCGCGGCCTCCGCCGCCCAGGAGCCAGAGCTGAGGACGGCTGCCGCGAATGCGAGGAGAAGCACAGGCCATCGGCAGAGCCCCATTATATCCGTCATCAAATCCTTCGCCAACCCCGATCCTGATCGGAATTTGGTGGCCGTATATATTTAAGATTTGGGAAGATCGAAATCGCCGCCGAAGGCCGTAACGGCGCCGGCCCCCCTCAAAAACTGACCCCGGGACGCATAATTCATAAACGATCAGGTCTAAATATGGACGTTCTACATGACGGGGATCTCTCATAGGGCCGGGGCGGGCACCAGGCACCTCCTCGGGCGGGCCTTCCTCCTCCTCCTGATCTCATCCGCCCTCGTCCTCGGGTCGGCGGGGCTGGAGGCGAACGAGTACGGCGAGATCGATGTGGTCCCAGAGGCCGAGCCCTCCGGAGAGGAGGTGACCCCCCCCGCCGCAGCCGTTGATGGGGAAGCTCCGGCCCCGGGCCCCTCCGCCCCGGAGGTGGAGCCGGGAGAAGCGGAGCCGGAGGCTTATTCCGCCTCGGAAGAGGTGGAGAAGACCGCCGAGGCGGTCGTCTACGTCTTCAACCGGGACGACGACGCCCTGAGCATATCCCTCTTCATCGACTCGGAGCTGGTGGGGACCGAGGAGGTCCCCAAGGAGAAGGAGAAGAAGTTCGGGAGCTACGAGCTGGCGGCCGGACCCCACGACTTCAGGATCAGCTGGTGGGACGACGACACCAAGAAGACCCACCGGGAGGACCTGGCGGTGGAGGTGGAGGGGACGACGGCGGTCACCCTATACGCCGCCCAGAACAAGGGGGCGGAGAAGTTCGAGGTCAACGTGATGTTGAGGAACGACAACGACGAGGATCTGGAGGCGTACCTCTACGTCGACGGCGTATACGAGAAGCTGAAGACTGCGAAGAAGAAGAGCACCACCGACTTCGGCAAGTTCGACCTGGAGGAGGGGACCCACGTCCTGGCGGTGAGGTGGCAGGACCCGGCGACGAAGATCGAGTACGAGAAGAGGAAGACGATCCGGATCAGCGGGAAGGAGGCGATCACCTTCTACGCCCCCGCGGGGATGACCTTCGAGGAGGTGGAGGCGAAGGCCGACACCCCGAAGGCCGGCGCCTCCCCTTCTACCGCGAAGACGGTGAGGGAGACGCCCCCGGCGGCTGAGGGGGAGGGGTCCGCAACCCCCGCCGGAGCTGATCCGAAGGCGGAGGCGGCCGAATCCCGAGAGGAGAGGGGAGACGCCGGAAGGACGGAGGCGACCGGCTCCCCGGAACCCGACCGGGAGGCGGCCTCGAGCCCCGCAGGGTCGACCTTGGTCGTATCCGCCGCGGCGGCGATCCTGGCCATCTACATCCTCTTCTTCAGGCGTTGATTCCGATGAGAGCCCTCCTGGCATATCTTCTCCTGGCATCGATGATCGGGACGGCGGTGGAGTGGGGGGACCGGGCGGAGGGGGAGCTCCATTGGGGAGAGGCCCTCTCCATCGGAGGCTATAGCCTGGAGGTGGCGGACTTCACCCCCGAGGAGAGGACGCCGAGGATGGTGATGCTCCACCTCCGGAAGGGGGACGAGCTGATCGCCACCCGAGCCCTGGGGCCGGGGGAGAGCTTCTCCTTCGATGACGTGGTGATGGTGAGGGCCGAGGAGGTGATGATGAGAGACTACCTCCTGGACGGATCGGCGGAGCCCCGGGCCCGGGTCGCCCTCATCCTCCGGGCGGTCCCCGACCTCACCGTCCGGGTAGTACCGAAGGAGGAGGCTTACCGGGGAGGGGATCGGGCGAGGCTCGAGGTTGAGGTGGAGAACGTCGGGATGGCGGCGGCGGAGGAGGTCGAGCTGGAGGTGGCCTTCGGCCCCGGGATCCCCTCGGCGAGGCATTCGATATCCAGCCTCGCCCCGGGGGAGGTCTGGGACGAGGACCCTTCCACCCGGGAGGTCGAGCCCCTGAGGGTGAGCTTCAGAGGGCCGCCGGTGGCGGGGCCCCAGGAGCTCCGGGTCGAGGCGAGGGCCCGTTACCTCGACCCCGAGGGGGGGGTCCACGAAGCGGTGGGCGGGACGAGCCTCGAGATCTTCGGCCCCCTCCGGGTCTTCAAATACGCTGAGGAGGAGGTCCGGTTCGGCGAGGAGAGCTACGTCCACCTCTCCGTCAGCAACACCGGCCCCAGGCCCCAGGAGGTGGTCCTCACCGACTCGGTGGGCCGAGACTTCCTGACGGGGGCCACCCTGGAGTGGAGGATGACGGTCCCCCCGGGGGAGAGCGAGGGGGCGAGCTACACCGTCACCGCGAAGAGGCCGGGGGAGGGGCAGGCCCTCCCCCCGGCGGAGGCGACCTACTCCGTCGACGGGAAGGGGTACCGGGTGAGGTCGATGGCCCCCGTCGTCGACGTCGTCGGACCCCTGGTGGAGGTGGAGAAGAGGGCCTCCACCTCCAGGGTCGGGGTGGGGGAGGAGGTGACGGTGACGGTGACGGCGAAGAACGCGGGGAACCGGAGGGCTAAGGCCTCCCTCCAGGAGACGGTCCCCCCCTGGGCGACCCTCGTCGGGGGGGAGACGGAGCTCTCCCTCCTCCTCCTGCCGGGGGAGGAGGCGGCGATCGTCTACAACCTGTCGTGCCCGGAGCCGGGGAGCTTCACCATCCCGGCCACCACCGTCTGCTACCGGGACGACCGGGGGACCGCCTGCACCCTCGAGTCCTCGCGGCTGAGGATCACCGTCGAGGAGGAGGAGGAGGCCACCGCCGAGGAGGCACCTGGGCGGGAAGAGGGGCGTGATCCCCCCTCCGCCGGGCCGCAGACCGCCCCCGGATCCGGAGGGGGGTTCCTCTGGGCCGTCCCCGCCCTGATCCTGATGATATTCATCGCCTTCGATCGATATATTTAGAGCTGAATTGAATGGACGGCTTGGTGAGGATGGGACCGGACGATCTTGGATGGGATGGGGCGTCCCCAGAACGCCCCCGGAGGCTTGCAGCCCTGGTGGGGGCAGCTCTCCTCCTCCTCCAGCCCGCCCTCGGCCAGGCCCCGGACCTCCTCTGGGAGAAGGCCTTCGGCGGCCCGGGGGAGGAGAGGGGGATCTCCCTCCAGGAGACGGCCGACGGCGGGATCATCGTCGCGGGCTACACCACCTCCCGGGGGGGCGGCGGCCGGGACCTTTGGCTGGTGAAGACCGACTCCGAGGGGGAGCTGGAGTGGGATAGGACGATCGGCGGCCCTGGGGACGAGGAGGGGTGGGCGGTCCTGGAGGTGGAGGACGGGTACGTGGTGGCGGGGGTCTCCTCCTCCGGGGAAGGCGGCGGAAGAGACCTCCTCCTCCTCAAGACCTACTCCGACGGCTACGAGAGGTGGTCGAAGACCTTCGGGGGGGCGGGGGACGGACTGGGGGGTCGGCCCTGGTGAAGACGGAGGGGGGATACCTCGTCGCCGGGTCCACCACCTCCCGGGGCTCGGGGGGGTCCGACGGCTGGATCCTCCTCGCCGACCCCGACGGGAACCCGGATTGGGAGGTCGCCATCGGCGGGTCCAAGAACGACGGCCTCTCCTCGATCCTGGAGGTGGCGGACGGTTACGTCGCCGTCGGGACGACCGAGTCCTACGGGGGGGGAGGCAAGGACGTCTGGCTCGTCAAGACGGACCGGGAGGGGGCGAGGATCTGGGAGAAGACCTTCGGAAAGGGCGGCGACGAGAGGGGAAACTCCGTCCTGAAGGTGGCGGACGGCTACCTCATCGTCGGGACGACGGCCTCTGAGGGGTCGAGCGGGAGGGACCTCCTCCTCCTCAAGACCGACCTCCAGGGGGAGAAGGTCTGGGAGGAGACGATGGGGGGACCCGGGGAGGACGGGGGCTGGCAGGCCCTGGAGGCGGGGGGCGGCCTCGTCGTCGTCGGCTACACCCGGGGCGCCGCCGATCAGGACGTCTGGCTCCTCTCGGTCAGCTCCGCCGGCGAGAAGGTCTGGGATGCGACCTTCGGGGGGCCGGGCTTCGACCTGGGGAGGGCCATCGTCCCGACGGGCGACGGGGCGATGGCGATGACGGGCTGGACGGAGTCCCGGGGATCGGGGGGCCAGGACCTCTGGCTCGGAAAGACCGAGGCGGTGGATTGACGGGCCGACCCCCCGGGAGGGGGAGAGGGGCGGCCCCGGGGGACGAGGTCTACGAGCCGGCTGAGGACTCCCG
The sequence above is drawn from the Methanothrix harundinacea 6Ac genome and encodes:
- a CDS encoding helix-turn-helix transcriptional regulator, with the protein product MTDIMGLCRWPVLLLAFAAAVLSSGSWAAEAAGSEAAGLVLDVYVDDAGKALVTGYAMRIDGLAFLNGSEYQYDEEARQLYAVTNSLTAKRGDDWEIGLSAAGSYGEYHVTFYLSEKVQLTNITGTEGIDYLVSSSSSESFLVEFHGYDVSSPAATIRYRQPVGGGGAAVESLPPVGASRPRLLLAGAVIVVLAVLGAASLGGWGKARPLPLGEASAGAGPEEASGAALAVSAPTEPPDPGSSPAGTGGARISGEMAAVMDTLTDRERSVLEALMKNEGKMTQADIRYETGIPKSSLTGIIVSLERRNIVTKKERGRTNVIELSERLNWGGGR
- a CDS encoding DUF11 domain-containing protein, producing MRALLAYLLLASMIGTAVEWGDRAEGELHWGEALSIGGYSLEVADFTPEERTPRMVMLHLRKGDELIATRALGPGESFSFDDVVMVRAEEVMMRDYLLDGSAEPRARVALILRAVPDLTVRVVPKEEAYRGGDRARLEVEVENVGMAAAEEVELEVAFGPGIPSARHSISSLAPGEVWDEDPSTREVEPLRVSFRGPPVAGPQELRVEARARYLDPEGGVHEAVGGTSLEIFGPLRVFKYAEEEVRFGEESYVHLSVSNTGPRPQEVVLTDSVGRDFLTGATLEWRMTVPPGESEGASYTVTAKRPGEGQALPPAEATYSVDGKGYRVRSMAPVVDVVGPLVEVEKRASTSRVGVGEEVTVTVTAKNAGNRRAKASLQETVPPWATLVGGETELSLLLLPGEEAAIVYNLSCPEPGSFTIPATTVCYRDDRGTACTLESSRLRITVEEEEEATAEEAPGREEGRDPPSAGPQTAPGSGGGFLWAVPALILMIFIAFDRYI
- a CDS encoding protease inhibitor I42 family protein is translated as MNHAEVKVKVAEEFEISLESVPTTGYVWEAKFDGEMMRLKDRSFLASQPGAIGGGGNEIFTFVPLQTGETEVAMIRKRSWEREAAEERTYRIKII